In a single window of the Selenihalanaerobacter shriftii genome:
- the grdC gene encoding glycine/sarcosine/betaine reductase complex component C subunit beta, with translation MTSPVIKGTSYVLVHAANNLLHHGSTQVMERDKDADSEYLKKLPDYLRSYEDVVAYSPNQAYIGNISVEELDGIEQPWYENSIDEAERFSDWGEIMPEDEFYGLLKIVDAFDLVQLSDEFASKIKKKLAGHSLLTKDHIEKITGVESETIKEVVDEDTAEALFVDGELVGCVKQAHDTDINLSAHVMLENLVVKASGVLSLLHLGKQDGVDLEEVDYVIEVSEEACGDINQRGGGNFAKAIAEIAGCEQATGSDTRSFCAGPTHGLINAAGLVKSGIYDNVVVVAGGSTAKLGMNGKDHVAKEIPPLEDCLGGFAVLISKDDGVNPVIRTDAIGRHKVSTGSSPQAVISSLVTEPLDGIGLKITDIDKYSVEMQNPEITKPAGAGDVPASNYKMIAALGVKRGDLERSDLMNFVNEHGMPGFAPTQGHIPSGVPFIGHARQMMKADEIEKAMIIGKGSLFLGRMTNLFDGVSFIIEENMGQSEETSVSEDEIKGIVATAMRDLAQSLLTEEE, from the coding sequence TTGACTTCACCAGTTATTAAAGGTACTAGCTATGTTTTAGTTCATGCGGCTAATAATTTATTACATCATGGTTCTACACAGGTTATGGAACGAGATAAAGATGCAGATAGTGAATATTTAAAGAAACTACCTGATTATTTAAGGAGTTATGAAGATGTAGTAGCTTATAGTCCAAACCAAGCTTATATTGGTAATATTTCTGTAGAAGAGTTAGACGGAATAGAACAACCGTGGTATGAAAACTCTATTGATGAAGCAGAACGTTTTAGTGATTGGGGAGAGATTATGCCTGAGGATGAGTTTTATGGTCTACTAAAGATAGTTGATGCTTTTGATTTAGTACAATTAAGTGATGAATTTGCTAGTAAAATAAAGAAAAAATTAGCTGGACATTCATTGTTGACAAAAGACCATATAGAAAAGATTACAGGTGTAGAAAGTGAAACTATTAAAGAGGTAGTAGATGAAGATACAGCTGAAGCCCTTTTCGTAGATGGTGAATTAGTAGGCTGTGTTAAGCAAGCTCATGACACAGATATTAATCTATCAGCTCATGTTATGTTAGAAAATTTAGTAGTTAAAGCATCTGGTGTACTTTCATTACTTCATTTAGGAAAACAAGATGGAGTTGACTTAGAAGAAGTAGATTATGTAATTGAAGTTTCAGAAGAAGCTTGTGGTGACATTAATCAGCGTGGTGGAGGTAATTTTGCCAAAGCTATTGCGGAAATAGCTGGTTGTGAGCAGGCTACTGGTTCTGATACTCGTAGTTTCTGTGCTGGCCCGACTCATGGTTTAATTAATGCTGCTGGCTTAGTGAAGTCAGGTATCTATGACAATGTAGTAGTAGTAGCCGGTGGTTCTACAGCTAAGCTAGGTATGAATGGAAAAGATCATGTAGCTAAAGAGATACCTCCTTTAGAGGATTGTTTAGGTGGATTTGCTGTTTTAATTAGTAAAGATGATGGAGTAAATCCAGTGATAAGAACAGATGCTATTGGAAGACATAAAGTGTCGACTGGTTCATCACCGCAAGCGGTAATTAGTTCTTTAGTTACAGAACCTTTAGATGGAATAGGGTTAAAGATTACTGATATCGATAAGTATTCAGTAGAGATGCAGAATCCAGAGATTACAAAACCAGCTGGTGCTGGCGATGTACCTGCTTCTAACTATAAGATGATTGCTGCTTTAGGAGTTAAAAGAGGTGACTTAGAGCGTAGTGATCTAATGAATTTCGTTAATGAACATGGTATGCCTGGTTTTGCTCCAACACAGGGTCATATTCCATCGGGAGTTCCATTTATCGGTCATGCTCGTCAGATGATGAAAGCTGATGAAATAGAAAAAGCTATGATCATTGGTAAAGGAAGTCTTTTCTTAGGAAGAATGACTAATCTATTCGATGGTGTTTCCTTTATTATAGAAGAAAATATGGGACAGAGTGAAGAAACAAGTGTTAGTGAAGATGAAATTAAAGGGATAGTGGCTACAGCTATGCGTGATTTAGCGCAATCACTATTAACTGAAGAAGAATAA
- the grdD gene encoding glycine/sarcosine/betaine reductase complex component C subunit alpha, whose product MATKTAKEKVSEVFNQVADALESGEYGEKTKVGITTLGSEHGIEEVVKGAELAAKQNSDIEVVLIGPKIETDLTIITETDCEERAHEKMEELLQAGEIDACVTNHFNFPIGVSTVGRIVTPGRGQELIIATSTGTSATHRISAMIKNAIYGIITAKAIGQEEPTVGILNVDGARQVEKALKKLDENGYEINFAESIRSDGGCVMRGNDLLVASADVMVTDTLTGNLLLKVFSAFNTGGSYEALGYGYGPGVGEDYDQIINIISRASGAPVIAGAIRYAADAAQGDIIEVVQKEFEAVKKAGLDEIITDIESSNTEKTAEEVSPPPSKTVTEEISGLDILTLDDAVQTLWKEEIYAETGMGCTGPVVLIAPEDEEEATQILKENDFIA is encoded by the coding sequence ATGGCTACTAAAACAGCAAAAGAGAAAGTCTCTGAAGTCTTTAACCAAGTTGCTGATGCACTTGAATCAGGAGAATATGGAGAAAAGACTAAAGTAGGTATTACTACCTTAGGTAGTGAACATGGTATAGAAGAGGTAGTAAAAGGAGCCGAATTAGCAGCTAAACAGAATTCTGATATTGAAGTAGTATTAATTGGCCCGAAAATAGAGACTGATCTTACAATAATTACTGAAACTGATTGTGAAGAAAGAGCACACGAAAAGATGGAAGAGTTATTACAAGCAGGAGAGATTGATGCTTGTGTTACTAATCATTTTAATTTTCCAATTGGAGTTTCTACTGTAGGCCGTATTGTTACTCCTGGTAGAGGGCAAGAGCTAATTATAGCTACTTCTACTGGTACTTCTGCAACTCATCGAATTAGTGCTATGATTAAGAATGCCATTTATGGAATTATTACTGCTAAGGCTATCGGTCAAGAAGAGCCAACAGTAGGTATTTTGAATGTTGATGGTGCTCGCCAAGTTGAGAAGGCACTAAAAAAGTTAGATGAGAACGGTTATGAGATTAATTTTGCAGAATCAATTCGTTCTGATGGTGGGTGTGTCATGCGCGGCAATGACCTTTTAGTAGCATCTGCTGACGTAATGGTGACAGACACTCTAACTGGAAACTTATTATTGAAGGTCTTTTCCGCCTTTAATACTGGTGGTAGTTATGAAGCTTTAGGTTACGGTTATGGACCAGGAGTTGGTGAAGACTATGACCAGATTATTAATATTATTTCCCGAGCTTCCGGAGCGCCTGTAATTGCAGGTGCCATAAGATATGCTGCTGATGCAGCCCAAGGAGATATTATTGAAGTTGTTCAAAAAGAATTTGAAGCAGTTAAGAAAGCAGGGCTAGATGAGATAATAACTGATATTGAAAGCAGCAATACTGAAAAAACAGCAGAGGAAGTCTCTCCTCCCCCTTCTAAGACAGTAACAGAGGAGATTTCCGGTCTAGATATTTTAACTTTAGACGATGCTGTACAGACTTTATGGAAAGAAGAAATTTATGCTGAAACTGGAATGGGCTGTACAGGTCCTGTAGTCTTAATTGCTCCTGAAGACGAAGAGGAAGCTACTCAAATTTTAAAAGAGAATGATTTTATTGCTTAA
- the selA gene encoding L-seryl-tRNA(Sec) selenium transferase yields the protein METYLRQIPAVDKVLQQEDIKNLVYEYSHQVVVDAIRDVNQNLRNKILNKDIQDDFDVSMYNVVKLVKNRLDKWLQPNLRRVINGTGVVLHTNLGRSLLAKSAQKRLVEVANNYSTLEIDVESGERGSRYEHVTGLLTYLTGAEDSLVVNNNAGAVLLALNTLAKGEEVVISRGQLVEIGGSFRIPEVMEQSGAKLVEVGATNKTHLGDYEAAISDETGLFLRVHTSNYRIVGFSKEVSLQELVNLGHEKGLPVLDDLGSGTLIDFSQYGFSPEPTVQESIETGVDVVTFSGDKLLGGPQAGIIVGKKEYIEKMKKNPLTRALRVDKFTLATLEETLRLYLDFETALEEVPTLRLLTLEPEELEIKAKELAESLDELSNDVKVEVEKGYSQVGGGAFPSESLPTSLVKISVNNLTAEELGDSLRDLNPPLFTRIQSEKVIIDPRTIHEEEIDIIISHFATLIGEGRV from the coding sequence ATGGAAACTTATTTACGACAAATTCCTGCTGTTGATAAAGTTTTACAACAGGAAGATATCAAGAATTTAGTTTATGAATATTCTCATCAAGTAGTTGTAGATGCAATTAGGGATGTTAATCAGAACTTAAGAAATAAAATTTTAAATAAAGATATTCAAGATGATTTTGATGTGTCAATGTATAATGTCGTTAAGTTAGTAAAGAATAGGCTTGATAAGTGGTTACAGCCAAATCTTAGGCGAGTTATTAATGGTACTGGGGTAGTATTACATACTAATTTAGGGCGTTCATTATTAGCTAAGTCAGCTCAGAAGAGGTTAGTAGAAGTAGCTAATAATTACTCTACTTTAGAGATAGATGTTGAAAGTGGAGAAAGAGGATCAAGGTATGAACATGTAACAGGATTATTAACTTATTTAACGGGGGCTGAAGATAGTTTAGTAGTTAATAATAATGCTGGAGCTGTTTTATTAGCTTTAAATACATTAGCTAAAGGGGAAGAAGTGGTTATTTCTAGAGGTCAATTAGTGGAGATTGGAGGATCATTTAGAATTCCAGAAGTAATGGAGCAAAGTGGTGCAAAGTTAGTAGAAGTGGGAGCTACTAACAAGACTCATTTAGGAGATTATGAAGCGGCTATTAGTGATGAGACAGGTTTATTTTTGCGAGTTCATACTAGTAATTATCGGATTGTTGGTTTTTCTAAGGAGGTTTCTTTACAGGAACTAGTGAATTTAGGTCATGAAAAAGGCTTACCAGTGTTAGATGATTTAGGAAGTGGAACTTTAATTGATTTTAGTCAGTATGGTTTTAGCCCAGAGCCTACTGTTCAAGAGAGTATAGAAACGGGGGTAGATGTAGTAACTTTTAGTGGTGATAAATTACTAGGAGGACCACAGGCAGGGATTATTGTAGGAAAAAAAGAGTATATAGAAAAGATGAAGAAGAATCCATTAACGAGAGCTTTACGGGTTGATAAATTTACTTTAGCTACTTTAGAAGAGACTTTAAGACTTTATTTAGACTTTGAGACTGCCTTAGAAGAAGTTCCTACTTTACGGTTATTGACTTTAGAACCTGAAGAGTTGGAAATTAAGGCTAAGGAGTTAGCTGAAAGTTTAGATGAGTTGAGTAATGATGTGAAAGTAGAAGTAGAGAAAGGTTATTCGCAGGTAGGTGGGGGAGCATTTCCAAGCGAGTCCTTACCAACTTCTTTAGTTAAAATTTCAGTTAATAACTTAACAGCAGAAGAACTAGGAGATAGTTTACGAGATTTAAACCCACCTTTATTTACCAGAATTCAGTCGGAAAAAGTAATTATTGACCCAAGAACTATTCATGAAGAGGAAATTGATATTATAATTTCTCATTTTGCTACTTTAATAGGAGAGGGTAGAGTATGA